Proteins from a genomic interval of Oreochromis aureus strain Israel breed Guangdong linkage group 6, ZZ_aureus, whole genome shotgun sequence:
- the ecpas gene encoding proteasome adapter and scaffold protein ECM29 isoform X2, with protein sequence MHPAFTQTGAKLASSAQFSPLIHMTAAADSCRAARRCPTPPPQARPWCSNLSRRCEICGSGGEPVNWNAATDVDQLERVFLRLGHAETDEQLQDIISKFLPPVLLKLSSVQEGVRKKVMELLVHLNKRIKSRPKIQLPVETLLVQYQDPAAASFVTNFTIIYIKMGYPRLEVVKQCELAPTLITAMEGKPQPQQDSLMHLLIPTLYHIKYPTDTAKSASLFNLTERPKTMHLLLEFMLDVLLMPYGFVLNESPTRPAPSSSQGTSGDGTVAASSQGLPQPPPGMSVYAAKRVIGEAQWNAEQLEQCKLGIVKFIEAKQVPEVETVVHLVVASSDTRHSVATAADLELKSKQSIIDWNNPLIINKMFKVYLGDVPLKTKGGGMKQELKHEPVSTRVKLKILPHLLRSRLAAECFPANIQVVYDGLFGANTNNKLLSLTLQFVHHICMVCPDTNKPLGLMLLNGLTKLINEYKEDPKLLCVAYSAVGKLSSRMPQLFTKDIALVQQFFESMCKEEADVRLAIQEALSMMVGAYANLQGALLNLMEALVAAYIGKPEVQVRQVAMKFASTVFAPDHVPSRYLLLLAAGDPREEVSGEAQRVLRAFHAKSSEKEGPKPMPSFPDMVAYVQEKAAQRIKTPAKYIVGTSTIPFNPSAFGEIMLYLRMCLAHSAGAMPMSTRLSDMQDDAPAIGRYVHTLLFSYSQPSGSKGSEANPVHVYMDLLQQLLSAVGGIPVMYCLLEVVSVCPEKLAPRFADKIDWIKSLMNTNKEDMRELAAQLYAVVVSTMTGNELQKAVQNLVKITKDNHSPETQHGAILALGYMVGRNMSRKKAATSIDSTENMGQQMNISSQEDDELAAMATKTIGSFLDNSSAMLAIAACTALGEIGRNGPLLIPAEGEGLTKLSVVENLLARIPSGKESTKMKERAIMTLGYLPVGDEDFPHQKKLLQGLMDSVEAKQVELQFTVGEAITSGAVGTSSGAARDPWTCTEDHYTPPQNVKNNDVVPWVLNAILTKYITSQNPHVRQASCIWLLSLVKKLSQHKEITSHLKEIQGAFISVLSDPDELSQDVASKGLGLVYEMGGEGDQQELVSTLVETLMTGKRVKHAVSGDTEVFQGEGLGKTPDGHGLSTYKELCSLASDLNQPDLVYKFMNLANHHAMWNSRKGAAFGFHMIAAKAGEQLAPFLPQIIPRLYRYQFDPNLSIRQAMTSIWDALVTDKTLVDKYLKEILQDVISNLTNNAWRVRESSCLALNDLIRGRQADDLIDHLAEIWETLFRVLDDIKESVRKAADLTLKTLSKVCTRMCESTGSGAQRTVAVILPTLLEKGIVSNVAEVRSLSIQTLVKISKTAGARLKPHASRLIPALLESLSTLEPQVLNYLSLRATEQEKSAMDAARLSAAKASPMMETVNMCLQHLDVAVLGELVPRLCDLLKSGVGLGTKGGCASVIVSLTVQCPQDLTPHSGKLMSSLLNGIHDRSTVVQKAYAFALGHLVRTAKDSSVEKLLLKLNTWYLEKEEPVYKSSCALIVHAISHYSPDVLKGHAGVALPLAFLGMHQAPGPDEEKGESHDATLWSEVWQENVPGSFGGIRLYMTELIAITQKALQSQSWKMKAQGAAAMATVAKEQTGSLVAPHLGLVLTALMQGLSGRTWAGKEELLKAIGSVVSKCSTELQKPCSGQPTISEVLEVVMKECRKESLVYKIAALRCAGDVLHSSQEDRFADMAEILFPLIKKRSPESGAGSPRSLEDDDDDDDDKDVKEKELQTEAIICAFETLGKSWPRKPETQTRFQAEVCNLMCEKLKLSTWKVQLAVLQSMKAYFQGLLLLEKGNEDLNSLSEILTETCAALTYPLENKSYSSVRTEALSVVDLIVKRTGESEQWDCVSVKSREQLQRSLSTLQSDSRPDLRDKAQELRRHIQSQP encoded by the exons ATGCACCCTGCTTTCACACAAACTGGCGCAAAGCTAGCTTCCTCTGCACAATTTTCGCCG CTGATTCACATGACAGCTGCTGCTGATTCGTGCCGTGCAGCACGGCGGTGTCCCACACCGCCTCCACAGGCACGGCCGTGGTGCAGTAACCTATCCAGGCGCTGTGAGATCTGCGGATCGGGAGGCGAGCCCGTGAACTGGAACGCAGCCACAGACGTAG ATCAACTGGAACGTGTGTTCCTTCGCCTGGGCCATGCAGAGACAGATGAACAGCTGCAGGACATTATCTCCAAGTTCCTACCCCCTGTTCTCCTCAAGCTTTCCAGCGTTCAAGAGGGGGTGCGGAAGAAA GTAATGGAGTTGTTGGTCCACCTGAATAAGAGGATAAAAAGCCGGCCTAAGATTCAACTTCCAGTAGAAACTTTGCTTGTGCAGTACCAAGACCCTGCAGCTGCCTCTTTCGTTACG AATTTCACCATCATCTACATTAAAATGGGCTACCCTCGTCTGGAGGTGGTAAAACAGTGTGAGCTAGCCCCGACCCTCATCACTGCCATGGAAGGAAAACCACAGCCACAGCAGGACAG TCTGATGCACCTGCTGATCCCTACTCTTTACCACATAAAGTATCCTACTGACACCGCCAAGAGTGCTTCTCTGTTTAACCTAACTGAGCGGCCAAAGACAATGCACCTGCTGTTGGAGTTCATGTTAGATGTTTTACTGATGCCTTATGG CTTTGTGCTGAATGAATCTCCAACTCGCCCCGCTCCCTCCTCCTCCCAGGGTACTTCTGGAGATGGGACAGTGGCTGCGAGTAGTCAGGGtctccctcagcctcctccGGGGATGAGTGTTTATGCTGCCAAGAGGGTGATTGGAGAAGCCCAGTGGAATGCTGAACAGCTGGAGCAG TGTAAACTGGGTATAGTGAAGTTCATTGAGGCAAAGCAAGTCCCAGAAGTGGAGACGGTGGTCCACCTGGTGGTGGCGTCAAGTGACACCAGACACAGTGTGGCCACTGCAGCTGATCTGGAGCTGAAGAGCAAACAAAG CATCATCGACTGGAACAATCCTCTAATTATCAACAAGATGTTCAAAGTGTATCTAGGGGATGTCCCTCTTAAAACAAAG GGGGGCGGCATGAAGCAAGAGCTGAAACATGAGCCAGTAAGCACAAGAGTTAAGCTGAAGATCCTGCCGCATCTTCTACGCTCACGTCTGGCTGCAGAGTGCTTTCCAGCTAATATCCAG GTTGTTTATGACGGTCTGTTTGGGgccaacacaaacaacaaactgcTGTCTCTCACCTTACAGTTTGTCCATCATATCTGCATGGT ATGCCCTGACACTAATAAGCCTTTAGGGCTAATGTTGCTTAATGGTCTTACCAAGCTCATCAATGAATACAAGGAG GATCCTAAGTTACTATGTGTTGCTTACTCTGCTGTTGGAAAGCTGTCAAG TCGTATGCCTCAGCTCTTCACAAAGGACATTGCACTTGTGCAGCAGTTCTTTGAGTCCATGTGTAAG GAGGAAGCTGATGTCCGTCTAGCCATTCAGGAAGCTTTGTCTATGATGGTTGGAGCTTACGCTAACCTCCAAGGAGCACTGCTCAACCTAATGGAGGCCCTGGTAGCTGCGTATATTGGAAAG CCGGAGGTGCAGGTTCGCCAGGTGGCCATGAAGTTTGCCAGCACAGTCTTTGCTCCTGATCATGTGCCATCAAGATACCTACTGCTGCTGGCTGCTGGAGACCC AAGAGAAGAGGTGTCTGGGGAGGCCCAGAGGGTGCTGAGGGCTTTCCATGCCAAGAGCTCAGAGAAGGAGGGACCAAAACCTATGCCCTCCTTTCCTGATATGGTGGCTTATGTCCAGGAGAAA GCCGCTCAGCGAATCAAGACTCCGGCTAAGTACATTGTGGGAACTTCCACAATTCCTTTCAACCCCTCTGCATTTGGCGAG ATCATGCTCTACCTGAGGATGTGTTTAGCCCACAGTGCCGGGGCCATGCCCATGTCCACACGCTTGTCAGACATGCAGGATGATGCCCCTGCCATTGGCCGCTATGTCCACACACTGCTGTTTTCTTACTCTCAGCCCTCAGGGTCAAAGGGCTCTGAAGCAAATCCTGTACATGTCTACATGGATCttctgcagcagctgctctctgctGTAGGAG GAATCCCTGTCATGTACTGTTTACTGGAGGTTGTGTCTGTGTGCCCGGAGAAACTGGCTCCCAGATTTGCTGATAAAATCGACTGGATTAAA agTCTGATGAACACAAACAAGGAGGACATGAGGGAGCTGGCAGCCCAGCTGTATGCTGTTGTGGTTTCGACTATGACTGGCAACGAGTTGCAGAAGGCCGTGCAGAACCTCGTCAAAATCACCAAAGACAACCAC AGCCCTGAAACTCAGCATGGTGCTATCTTGGCTCTTGGCTATATGGTCGGAAGGAACATGAGCAGGAAAAAAGCTGCCACATCCATTGATTCGACAGAAAACATGGGGCAGCAGATGAACATCTCTTCCCAGGAAGATGATGAACTTGCTGCCATGGCAACAAAGACAATTG GTTCCTTCCTGGACAACAGCAGTGCAATGCTGGCTATAGCAGCCTGTACAGCTCTGGGGGAAATTGGGCGTAATGGCCCCCTGCTGATCCCTGCAGAGGGAGAGGGCTTGACTAAACTCTCTGTTGTAGAAAACCTGCTGGCCCGCATTCCCTCTGGCAAGGAGAGTACAAAG ATGAAGGAACGAGCCATCATGACCCTGGGTTATCTGCCAGTGGGAGATGAAGATTTCCCTCATCAGAAGAAGCTGCTGCAGGGACTTATGGACTCTGTAGAG GCCAAGCAGGTGGAGCTACAATTCACAGTAGGAGAGGCCATAACAAGTGGTGCAGTAGGGACCAGTTCTGGAGCTGCCAGAGACCCATGGACCTGCACCGAGGACCATTACACTCCACCACAGA ATGTAAAAAACAATGATGTGGTTCCCTGGGTCCTCAACGCCATCCTGACCAAGTATATAACCAGCCAGAACCCCCACGTCCGGCAGGCATCCTGCATCTGGCTGCTTTCCCTTGTCAAGAAACTCAGCCAGCACAAGGAGATTACG TCACATTTGAAAGAGATTCAGGGGGCCTTTATCTCTGTTCTCTCAGACCCTGACG AGTTGAGTCAGGATGTGGCATCTAAAGGCCTTGGTCTGGTCTATGAGATGGGGGGAGAGGGTGACCAGCAGGAACTGGTGTCCACTCTTGTTGAAACGCTCATGACTGGTAAAAG aGTGAAACATGCAGTCTCAGGGGATACAGAGGTGTTCCAGGGAGAAGGTTTGGGGAAAACACCTGATGG TCACGGTTTGTCCACATACAAGGAGCTGTGTTCATTGGCCAGCGACCTGAACCAACCAGATCTTGTGTACAAATTTATGAACCTAGCCAATCATCATGCCATGTGGAACTCTCGCAAG GGAGCAGCTTTTGGTTTCCACATGATCGCAGCTAAAGCCGGGGAACAGCTGGCTCCATTCCTGCCTCAGATAATTCCTCGTCTGTACCGCTACCAGTTTGATCCCAACCTTAGCATTCGTCAGGCCATGACAAGCATCTGGGATGCTTTGGTCACTGATAAGACCCTG GTGGATAAGTATCTCAAAGAGATCCTTCAGGATGTAATTTCTAATTTGACCAACAACGCCTGGAGAGTGCGAGAGTCCAG ctgcctGGCCTTAAATGACCTGATTCGAGGCCGTCAGGCTGATGACCTCATTGATCACCTGGCAGAAATATGGGAGACCCTGTTTAGAGTCCTTGATGACATCAAG gaGTCTGTGAGGAAGGCTGCAGACCtaacactgaaaacactcagtAAG gTGTGCACTCGTATGTGTGAGTCTACAGGCTCTGGAGCCCAGAGAACTGTGGCGGTGATTTTACCCACCCTACTGGAAAAAGGCATTGTTAGCAACGTCGCAGAGGTTCGCTCACTCAG TATCCAGACCCTGGTGAAGATCAGTAAGACTGCCGGTGCCAGACTAAAGCCCCATGCTTCCCGGTTAATCCCAGCTCTGTTGGAGTCCCTCAGCACTCTGGAGCCTCAGGTCCTCAACTACCTGAGTCTCCGAGCCACAGAGCAGGAAAAG AGTGCCATGGATGCTGCTAGACTGAGTGCTGCCAAAGCCTCTCCAATGATGGAGACTGTTAACATG TGTCTGCAGCACCTGGATGTTGCTGTTCTGGGAGAACTGGTTCCCAGACTCTGTGACCTGCTTAAGAGTGGAGTAGGCTTGGGCACCAAG GGTGGCTGTGCTAGTGTAATTGTTTCCCTCACAGTGCAGTGTCCACAGGATCTGACCCCACACTCAG GAAAACTTATGAGCTCCCTGCTGAATGGCATCCATGACAGAAGCACTGTAGTACAGAAAGCTTATGCCTTTGCTTTGGGACACCTGGTCAGG ACAGCAAAAGACAGCAGTGTAGAAAAACTACTGCTGAAACTCAACACCTGGTACTTGGAGAAAGAAG AGCCTGTGTACAAGTCATCCTGTGCACTGATAGTACATGCAATCAGCCACTACAGTCCAGATGTGCTGAAAGGCCATGCGGGAGTGGCGCTGCCACTGGCTTTCCTGGGCATGCATCAGGCACCGGGTCCCGAtgaggagaaaggagagagcCATGATGCCACGCTGTGGTCTGAGGTGTGGCAGGAGAACGTTCCAG GAAGCTTTGGAGGCATCAGACTGTACATGACCGAGCTGATTGCCATCACACAGAAAGCGCTGCAGTCCCAGTCCTGGAAGATGAAGGCTCAGGGTGCAGCTGCCATGGCAACTGTTGCCAAGGAACAGACAGGCTCACTGGTAGCGCCACACCTTGGCTTGGTGCTGACAGCTTTAATGCAGGGTCTATCTGGGCGCACGTGGGCCGGCAAG GAGGAGCTTTTGAAAGCCATTGGATCTGTAGTGTCCAAATGCAG CACGGAGCTACAGAAGCCTTGCAGCGGCCAGCCCACCATCTCTGAGGTGTTGGAAGTTGTGATGAAGGAATGTCGTAAGGAGAGTCTCGTGTACAAAATTGCTGCTCTGCGCTGTGCTGGAGACGTGCTGCACAGCAGCCAGGAGGACCGTTTCGCCGACATGGCAGAGATCCTTTTCCCTCTAATCAAGAAG agaAGTCCAGAGAGTGGTGCTGGATCCCCAAGATCACTGGAagacgacgatgatgatgatgatgataaagatGTGAAGGAGAAAGAGCTGCAGACCGAAGCTATTATTTGTGCTTTTGAGACTCTTGGAAAAAGTTGGCCCAGAAAGCCCGAGACTCAGA cacGTTTCCAGGCAGAGGTGTGCAATCTGATGTGCGAGAAGCTTAAGCTGAGCACCTGGAAAGTGCAGCTGGCTGTTCTTCAGTCTATGAAGGCATACTTCCAGGG GTTGCTGCTGCTAGAGAAGGGTAATGAAGACTTGAATTCACTGTCAGAGATTCTCACAGAGACCTGTGCTGCTCTCACATATCCTTTAG AAAACAAGAGTTACTCCTCTGTGAGGACCGAGGCCCTGTCAGTCGTGGATCTGATCGTCAAGAGAACTGGAG AGAGTGAACAGTGggattgtgtgtctgtgaagaGCCGGGAGCAGCTGCAGCGCTCCCTGTCAACGCTGCAGTCCGACAGCAGACCTGACTTGCGGGATAAGGCCCAGGAGCTGCGCAGACACATCCAAAGCCAACCTTGA